A genomic stretch from Kovacikia minuta CCNUW1 includes:
- a CDS encoding DUF389 domain-containing protein, with amino-acid sequence MLMPLRSRFRLLQRRRIEPLQLQQLHDNLATEATLNTVYLILIVGSCAIATFGLLTNSTAVIIGAMIIAPLMLPIRGLAFGALAGNLSLFRQGLLAVMVGTVLAVVLAAGLGLLTGISSFGSEVLSRSKPTLLDLGIAVAAGGISGYAAVQPKLATSLAGTAIAVALMPPLCVVGLGLAHGNWSLSLGAGLLYVTNFLGITLACMVTFLLAGYTPFKQARKALIWAIAFTVMLLLPLSVSFARLVQQTRLESSLRAALLTRTITFQSLELVSFDTDWLSTPPQVRLTVRSQKPVTPKQVQLLESFVKREMGRPFTLIFAVSQVEEVTRNQTTGSTTYDSKGSERVNTAP; translated from the coding sequence GTGTTAATGCCGCTTCGTAGTCGGTTCAGGCTATTACAGCGGCGACGAATTGAACCTTTGCAGCTTCAGCAGTTGCACGATAATCTCGCGACAGAAGCAACTCTCAACACTGTTTACCTGATTTTGATTGTGGGGTCATGCGCGATCGCCACCTTCGGACTCCTCACCAATAGTACTGCTGTAATCATTGGTGCCATGATTATTGCCCCCCTGATGCTGCCCATCCGAGGTCTGGCGTTTGGCGCACTGGCGGGTAATCTTTCCCTCTTTCGTCAAGGCTTGCTGGCAGTGATGGTCGGCACTGTCCTGGCAGTCGTCCTGGCAGCGGGACTGGGACTGCTCACAGGGATTTCGAGCTTTGGGAGTGAGGTGCTGTCGCGCTCGAAGCCAACCTTACTGGACTTGGGCATTGCGGTTGCCGCAGGTGGGATCAGTGGCTATGCCGCCGTGCAACCCAAACTGGCAACCAGCCTGGCAGGTACTGCGATCGCGGTGGCTCTGATGCCGCCCCTTTGTGTGGTGGGCTTGGGGCTGGCACATGGAAACTGGTCTCTCAGCTTAGGCGCAGGACTGCTTTACGTGACAAACTTTCTGGGCATTACGCTTGCCTGCATGGTGACGTTTTTACTGGCTGGCTACACCCCCTTTAAGCAAGCTCGCAAAGCCTTAATTTGGGCGATCGCGTTTACAGTTATGCTGTTGCTGCCGTTAAGTGTCAGCTTCGCCAGACTGGTACAACAAACGCGCCTAGAGAGCAGTCTTCGCGCCGCGTTACTAACCCGAACCATTACCTTTCAGTCTCTAGAGTTGGTGAGCTTTGATACCGACTGGTTAAGTACTCCACCACAGGTACGGTTGACGGTGCGATCGCAAAAACCAGTCACACCAAAACAAGTGCAGCTTTTAGAATCCTTTGTCAAACGGGAGATGGGACGACCCTTTACACTGATTTTTGCGGTGAGCCAGGTGGAAGAAGTAACACGGAACCAGACAACGGGATCAACGACCTATGATTCCAAAGGTAGCGAAAGGGTGAATACAGCCCCTTGA
- a CDS encoding sensor histidine kinase — protein sequence MKRFAQDSFTSRWLASLRWNSIHTKLLANYLLLIVLGTSLMSGYILWMFYAFFMQSRQTDLENWAAALSESVADVLEEKDTQRVQTIVQRYGAPANITLRVFDAQGSLLATSDPQIDRQITNWRPIPGVLEALHGRSVQGIAKGVLSTDDRLYIAKPMTRNGQMLGILRLSITLEQFQKQFARVIWTILAALGITIFLCTLVSDRLARSLSKPIEVMRNFAIHVGKGQFDDKLMIRQSNELDQLATELNRMSERLKSLDEERRAFLANVSHELRTPVSNVQVTIEALERGAVDELELRDRFFQTIKEETKRLSGLIHDLLDLGRLEAGVTLLEIQPIALQSVISRATRAMEVRMQDKNVTVQVDVDDLRIMGDSERLLQAFLNLLDNAIKYSTPNACIFIAASRHKRQALISIRDQGSGIPEADLPRIFEQFYTTSRSRKQSGVGLGLAIARRIIEAHGGSISASSKPGQGAVFTLSLPLES from the coding sequence ATGAAACGATTTGCCCAAGACTCCTTCACGAGCAGATGGTTAGCGTCTCTTCGGTGGAATTCAATCCACACAAAGCTATTGGCTAACTACCTGCTCCTGATCGTCTTAGGCACCTCGCTCATGTCGGGGTACATCCTATGGATGTTTTATGCCTTTTTCATGCAGTCTCGTCAGACAGATTTAGAAAACTGGGCAGCAGCACTGAGCGAGAGCGTTGCAGATGTCCTCGAAGAAAAAGATACGCAGCGGGTGCAGACTATTGTCCAGCGATATGGGGCACCCGCCAATATCACACTCCGTGTCTTTGATGCCCAAGGCTCGCTGCTAGCCACTTCTGACCCTCAAATAGATCGACAAATCACCAATTGGCGACCGATACCTGGCGTTTTAGAAGCACTGCACGGTCGTTCGGTGCAGGGTATTGCGAAAGGGGTTTTATCAACGGACGATCGCCTCTATATTGCCAAACCGATGACTCGCAATGGTCAGATGTTGGGGATATTGCGCCTCTCGATTACGTTAGAACAGTTTCAGAAACAGTTTGCCAGAGTGATCTGGACCATTTTAGCCGCCCTTGGCATTACCATTTTTCTCTGTACCCTGGTCAGTGATCGATTAGCCCGGAGTCTCTCTAAACCCATTGAGGTGATGCGAAACTTTGCGATTCACGTGGGTAAAGGACAGTTTGATGACAAACTCATGATTCGTCAAAGCAATGAACTAGACCAACTCGCGACTGAACTGAATCGTATGAGTGAACGGTTGAAATCATTGGACGAGGAACGCAGAGCCTTCCTAGCGAATGTTTCCCATGAACTGCGAACCCCTGTAAGCAATGTTCAGGTCACTATCGAGGCTCTAGAGCGTGGCGCTGTGGATGAATTGGAGTTGCGCGATCGCTTCTTTCAAACCATCAAAGAGGAGACAAAGCGGCTTTCAGGCTTAATTCATGATTTGCTGGACTTGGGACGATTAGAAGCGGGCGTTACACTATTAGAAATCCAACCCATTGCCTTACAAAGTGTCATCAGCCGTGCGACCAGAGCTATGGAAGTTCGCATGCAGGATAAAAACGTGACTGTGCAAGTTGATGTTGATGACCTTCGGATTATGGGTGATTCAGAGCGCTTATTACAGGCGTTTCTAAATCTTTTAGACAATGCGATTAAGTACTCTACCCCCAATGCTTGTATTTTCATTGCTGCCTCTCGCCACAAGCGACAGGCTTTGATTTCAATTCGAGACCAGGGAAGCGGCATTCCTGAAGCCGATTTACCTCGAATTTTTGAACAGTTTTACACCACAAGCCGCTCTCGTAAGCAAAGTGGGGTTGGGCTGGGGCTGGCGATTGCCAGACGCATTATTGAAGCGCATGGAGGCAGCATTTCAGCCAGTAGTAAACCTGGTCAAGGGGCTGTATTCACCCTTTCGCTACCTTTGGAATCATAG
- a CDS encoding DUF2254 domain-containing protein, with protein sequence MRTRFSKLLDSLHSSFWFIPTLMVVLAIELSLITIGIDQHLEADVIGNLGWAYALGPNGSRAILSAIAGSMVTVATTAFSITIVALQLASSQFGPRLLRNFMQDTGNQIVLGTFIATFVYSLMVLRTINGVAENEFVPHISVTCGIGLAIASIGVLIYFIHHSATSIQVDHVISRVGCELDEVIDRLFPKQIGRGASQHRAEPLTSEIPADFDREATAIQSTSSNYVQAIDTDQLMHIATENNILLQIQHRPGDFVIKGSPLVLAYPAESGSKKLVKQINAAFVLGSQRTDQQDVEFSINQLVEIAVRALSPGINDPFTAIRCIDQLSAALCHLAQKEIPSAYRYDDQDKLRVIAAPVTFADVTDAAFNQIRQYGQTSVAVTMRLLEAIAVIAPFTHTKADRAALLRHANMIEHGSQEGITEALDRQDIKERYLAAVKAIGQA encoded by the coding sequence ATTGGTAATCTAGGGTGGGCGTATGCATTGGGTCCTAACGGTTCACGGGCTATTCTCTCTGCGATCGCAGGTTCAATGGTGACGGTTGCCACAACGGCATTCTCGATTACCATCGTGGCGCTTCAGCTTGCGTCTTCGCAGTTTGGTCCGCGTCTGCTGCGTAATTTTATGCAAGATACCGGCAACCAGATTGTACTGGGAACCTTCATTGCCACCTTTGTTTACAGCCTGATGGTGTTGCGAACCATCAATGGTGTTGCAGAAAATGAGTTTGTGCCGCATATTTCAGTCACCTGCGGGATTGGACTGGCGATCGCCAGTATTGGCGTTTTAATCTACTTTATTCACCATTCCGCCACCTCCATTCAGGTTGATCATGTCATTTCTAGGGTGGGATGTGAGCTAGATGAAGTGATCGATCGGCTCTTTCCCAAACAGATAGGACGCGGTGCATCGCAGCATCGAGCAGAACCGCTCACCTCAGAGATTCCAGCCGATTTCGATCGCGAGGCAACCGCCATTCAATCGACTAGCAGTAACTATGTGCAAGCCATCGATACAGACCAGTTGATGCACATTGCAACGGAAAACAATATCCTGCTTCAGATTCAGCATCGTCCTGGAGACTTTGTGATTAAAGGCAGTCCGCTGGTTCTCGCTTATCCGGCAGAATCGGGTAGCAAGAAGCTGGTTAAACAAATCAATGCTGCCTTTGTCTTAGGTTCGCAGCGCACCGATCAGCAAGATGTCGAGTTTTCGATTAACCAACTGGTTGAAATTGCCGTTCGCGCCCTCTCACCTGGCATTAACGACCCCTTCACCGCCATTCGCTGTATTGATCAACTCAGCGCAGCGCTTTGTCACCTGGCACAAAAAGAGATTCCCTCTGCCTATCGTTATGACGACCAGGATAAGCTGCGCGTTATTGCAGCACCCGTGACGTTTGCAGATGTAACGGATGCGGCGTTTAATCAGATTCGGCAATATGGGCAAACCAGCGTAGCCGTGACGATGCGGTTGCTAGAAGCGATCGCCGTCATTGCCCCTTTTACCCATACCAAAGCCGATCGAGCCGCCCTGTTGCGTCATGCCAACATGATTGAACACGGTAGTCAGGAGGGAATCACCGAAGCGTTAGACCGCCAGGATATCAAAGAACGCTATCTAGCTGCCGTAAAAGCGATCGGGCAAGCTTGA
- a CDS encoding response regulator transcription factor, giving the protein MPDLLLVDDEAPLCESLAYSLRKEGYEVTTARDGHSAIKQFYKQVPDVILLDLMLPEVDGMEVCWRIRAFSHVPILMLTAKDHDMDKVRGLEAGADDYVTKPFNTHELLARIKAVLRRNQGGAA; this is encoded by the coding sequence ATGCCCGACCTCTTGCTGGTAGACGACGAAGCCCCACTCTGTGAGAGTCTTGCTTACTCATTGAGGAAAGAAGGCTATGAGGTCACTACAGCACGAGATGGACACAGTGCGATCAAACAATTCTACAAGCAAGTACCCGATGTCATTCTGCTCGATCTGATGCTACCAGAAGTGGATGGGATGGAGGTTTGTTGGCGTATTCGAGCTTTTTCTCATGTTCCGATCCTGATGCTCACGGCTAAAGACCATGACATGGATAAAGTGCGGGGCTTAGAAGCAGGGGCAGATGATTATGTGACCAAACCCTTCAATACGCATGAATTGCTCGCACGGATTAAAGCTGTACTACGTCGCAATCAGGGAGGAGCTGCTTAA